A window of the Corynebacterium minutissimum genome harbors these coding sequences:
- a CDS encoding inorganic phosphate transporter, whose protein sequence is MPDLETVNGKNRDWIWHLFFGVLTAGTLIFFIIWGNGEVAEGANRILLVTAIVFALFMAFNIGGNDVANSFGTSVGAGTLSMKQALAVAAVFEVSGAILAGGEVTDTVRSGIVDLDAIDGLDPMEFVYIMMSSLLGAAIWLLVATRMGWPVSTTHSIVGGIVGAALTVGFITGKGGMDMVQWGGIGTIAFSWVLSPVLGGIAAFLLFKWIKSSILVYNEAADERLREIKTRRAELRKEHKTRFERMNELQQISYTNAMARDAALTSEDDYDPDALESEYYRDLHEINKDLDDVHAHKALENWVPLLAALGAIIISAMVLFKGLKHTGVDFTTLQNLLVMGMVGAAVWMAVFIFARSLKNKSLSRSTFLLFSWMQVFTASAFAFSHGSNDIANAIGPFAAVFDVMQTNQISDEVSVPLPVMIAMGIALVSGLWFIGRFVIQTVGSGLTKMHPSSGFAAELAAAAVVMAASLLGLPVSSTHILIGAVLGVGIVNRAANWNLMKPIALAWVITLPAAAAIAAVTVSILRVVF, encoded by the coding sequence ATGCCGGACCTCGAGACCGTAAACGGCAAGAACAGGGATTGGATCTGGCACCTGTTCTTCGGCGTTCTCACCGCCGGAACTCTCATCTTCTTTATTATCTGGGGCAACGGCGAGGTTGCCGAGGGCGCCAACCGCATCCTTTTGGTCACCGCCATCGTCTTCGCCCTCTTCATGGCCTTCAACATCGGTGGCAATGACGTAGCCAACTCCTTCGGTACCTCCGTAGGTGCCGGCACCTTGTCCATGAAGCAGGCCTTGGCCGTGGCAGCCGTCTTCGAGGTCTCCGGCGCTATTCTCGCCGGTGGTGAGGTCACGGATACCGTACGATCCGGCATCGTTGATCTAGACGCCATCGACGGTTTGGACCCAATGGAGTTCGTGTACATCATGATGTCCTCGCTCCTCGGTGCAGCCATCTGGCTTCTCGTCGCCACCCGCATGGGCTGGCCAGTGTCGACGACTCACTCCATCGTCGGCGGTATCGTCGGCGCTGCGCTTACCGTTGGCTTCATCACCGGCAAGGGCGGTATGGACATGGTTCAGTGGGGCGGCATCGGCACCATCGCCTTCTCGTGGGTTCTCTCCCCGGTCCTCGGCGGTATCGCAGCCTTTCTGCTGTTCAAGTGGATTAAGAGCTCCATCCTCGTCTACAACGAGGCAGCTGATGAGCGTCTGCGCGAAATCAAGACCCGCCGCGCAGAGCTGCGCAAGGAGCACAAGACTCGCTTCGAGCGCATGAACGAACTGCAGCAGATTTCCTACACCAACGCCATGGCTCGTGACGCAGCACTGACGTCCGAGGATGATTACGACCCCGATGCTCTAGAGTCCGAGTACTACCGCGACCTGCACGAAATCAACAAGGACTTGGATGATGTTCACGCGCACAAGGCCCTAGAAAATTGGGTCCCGCTGCTCGCTGCTCTGGGCGCCATCATCATTTCCGCGATGGTGCTGTTCAAGGGCCTCAAGCACACCGGTGTCGACTTCACAACCCTGCAGAACCTCCTCGTCATGGGCATGGTCGGCGCGGCAGTCTGGATGGCCGTGTTCATTTTCGCTCGTTCCCTGAAGAACAAGTCCCTGTCCCGTTCGACCTTCCTCCTCTTCTCCTGGATGCAGGTGTTTACCGCGTCCGCCTTCGCGTTCTCCCACGGTTCGAACGATATCGCTAACGCTATTGGCCCGTTTGCCGCAGTCTTTGACGTGATGCAAACCAACCAAATTTCGGACGAGGTGTCCGTACCGCTACCTGTCATGATTGCCATGGGCATTGCCCTGGTTTCCGGTTTGTGGTTCATTGGCCGCTTCGTTATCCAGACTGTCGGTTCCGGACTGACCAAGATGCACCCATCCTCAGGTTTCGCCGCCGAGCTGGCAGCTGCCGCCGTGGTCATGGCCGCGTCTTTGCTGGGTCTGCCGGTCTCCTCCACGCACATCCTCATTGGTGCTGTGTTGGGCGTGGGCATTGTCAACCGTGCCGCCAACTGGAATCTGATGAAGCCCATCGCCCTGGCGTGGGTCATCACCCTGCCGGCCGCTGCGGCTATCGCCGCCGTGACCGTCTCCATCCTGCGCGTGGTCTTCTAA
- a CDS encoding CBS domain-containing protein — protein MSENSLTRFFAAFNDIEQFLRQTIGAKNSDSFWWMVVRAHDKHLLSKRQAEQLKDISALRNAIAHGRYYGDEPIATPHPQVVNQLENLQRLLTDPPTALSLLPHNEVTILDPDADILDALALINQTGYSQIPIYDSGTFTALLTTNAIARWVAADLGEDGAISAASVSAVLAMTERKDRAEFLPRTATAQEVVDVLTEPTKDGTHPSAVLFTEHGKLSQRPVGIATPADLAVLVDALEWE, from the coding sequence ATGAGCGAGAACTCCTTGACGCGCTTCTTTGCGGCCTTCAACGACATTGAACAGTTCCTGCGCCAAACCATTGGCGCGAAGAATTCAGATTCCTTTTGGTGGATGGTCGTTCGCGCCCACGACAAACACCTCCTCAGCAAACGCCAAGCGGAGCAACTCAAGGATATTTCCGCCCTGCGCAACGCCATCGCGCATGGCCGCTACTACGGCGATGAGCCCATTGCTACCCCACACCCACAGGTCGTCAACCAACTGGAAAACCTTCAGCGCCTGCTCACTGACCCGCCCACCGCGCTATCGCTTCTACCCCACAACGAGGTGACCATTCTAGATCCAGATGCGGACATCCTCGACGCCCTTGCTCTCATCAACCAGACCGGATACTCACAAATCCCCATCTATGACTCAGGTACGTTTACTGCGCTGCTGACTACCAATGCCATCGCGCGGTGGGTAGCGGCGGATTTGGGAGAAGATGGGGCAATTAGTGCGGCGTCGGTAAGCGCAGTGCTCGCCATGACAGAACGCAAAGACCGCGCCGAGTTCCTTCCTCGCACCGCCACGGCCCAAGAGGTCGTCGATGTTCTCACCGAACCGACCAAGGACGGCACGCACCCAAGCGCGGTTCTCTTTACTGAACACGGCAAGCTTTCGCAGCGCCCAGTAGGCATCGCCACACCTGCGGACTTGGCCGTGCTTGTCGACGCCCTCGAGTGGGAATAA
- a CDS encoding FMN reductase, with product MRSLVVVTAGLSSPSTTRALADALSAATSSQVTARGEGVDVTVVEVRELAGELADSMTNWGSPTPHLEAAQSAVMQADGLIAVSPVFQGSYSGLFKMFFDTLEPHALNGLPTLIAATGGSSRHALVLDYALRPLLNYLHATVVPTGVFHATEDYGTAEGARTEQRIKRAARELADLMVRPRDRVAGLAGPLGEKSRAETGTDTASGSDSDPTGFRALLADHNGQPG from the coding sequence GTGCGTTCATTGGTTGTCGTCACGGCAGGTTTGTCCTCACCTTCTACGACGCGCGCGCTTGCCGACGCCCTCTCCGCCGCCACCTCCTCCCAAGTCACCGCCCGCGGCGAGGGCGTGGACGTGACGGTGGTGGAGGTGCGTGAGCTGGCCGGAGAATTAGCTGACTCGATGACCAACTGGGGCTCGCCTACTCCCCACCTCGAGGCGGCACAATCCGCAGTAATGCAGGCAGATGGTCTCATCGCCGTGAGCCCCGTCTTCCAAGGCAGCTATTCAGGCCTGTTCAAGATGTTCTTCGATACGTTGGAGCCGCACGCTCTCAACGGTCTGCCTACCCTCATCGCTGCGACGGGCGGCTCCAGCCGGCATGCGCTGGTGTTGGACTACGCCCTGCGCCCACTCCTCAATTATCTGCACGCCACGGTGGTGCCGACTGGCGTTTTTCACGCCACGGAGGACTACGGCACTGCGGAAGGTGCGCGCACCGAGCAACGCATTAAACGGGCCGCGCGCGAGTTAGCCGACTTAATGGTTCGCCCCCGCGACCGTGTCGCTGGCCTGGCAGGTCCGCTGGGTGAGAAATCCCGGGCAGAAACCGGCACCGACACAGCGTCCGGGAGTGACTCCGATCCGACGGGATTCCGCGCGCTCCTGGCTGACCACAACGGCCAACCGGGCTAA